A single window of Methylobacterium nodulans ORS 2060 DNA harbors:
- a CDS encoding MFS transporter: protein MEPIAEIDQAVSRARRRLVPFLVLMYLLAYLDRANVAYAKQALQASIGISEAAFAFAAGIFFVGYAVFELPSNLLLHRIGARVWLARIMVTWGLLAAAMAFVQGDTSFWVLRVLLGLAEAGFFPGVLLYLTYWFPARERGQILGLFYLSQPLCFILGGPVSGLLLDLDGAFGLHGWQLMFLVEGLAASLVGLWAYFYLTDRPAKAAWMPPREQAALGQVLAREEAAKRERGTVKLGAIFRNPLLLHFALCYFCLAICGYGIAFYLPAQVSALLGTKVGLYVTLVTSIPWLCAFGVSLFWPGLALRTGRRRLFAVVSLLGAGLGMIASGYVSPLLAVIALCVSVAGLISAQPIFWTFPMGYFGGFAAAGGIAIINALGNLGGFVAPNLKVAAETWLGTSQAGLWVIGGGALLAAALLALIPSRADIAASAPDSAAGDKPASSEVALA from the coding sequence ATGGAGCCCATAGCCGAGATCGATCAGGCGGTCAGCCGCGCGAGGCGGCGCCTCGTGCCGTTCCTGGTCCTGATGTACCTGCTGGCCTATCTCGACCGCGCCAACGTCGCTTACGCCAAGCAGGCGCTTCAGGCCTCGATCGGGATCTCGGAAGCGGCCTTCGCATTCGCAGCCGGTATCTTCTTCGTCGGCTATGCCGTCTTCGAACTGCCGAGCAACCTCCTGCTGCACCGGATCGGCGCGCGCGTATGGCTCGCCCGGATCATGGTGACCTGGGGCCTGCTGGCGGCCGCCATGGCCTTCGTGCAGGGCGACACATCCTTCTGGGTCCTGCGCGTCCTGCTCGGGCTCGCCGAGGCGGGCTTCTTCCCCGGGGTCCTGCTCTACCTCACCTACTGGTTCCCGGCCCGGGAACGCGGCCAGATCCTCGGCCTGTTCTATCTCAGCCAGCCGCTCTGCTTCATCCTGGGCGGGCCGGTCTCGGGCCTGCTGCTCGACCTCGATGGAGCCTTCGGCCTGCACGGCTGGCAGCTGATGTTCCTGGTCGAGGGATTGGCGGCCTCGCTGGTCGGCCTCTGGGCCTATTTCTACCTGACCGACCGTCCGGCCAAAGCGGCCTGGATGCCGCCTCGCGAGCAGGCTGCCCTGGGGCAGGTTCTCGCCCGGGAGGAGGCCGCCAAGCGCGAGCGCGGCACCGTGAAGCTCGGGGCGATCTTCCGCAACCCGCTGCTGCTGCATTTCGCGCTCTGCTACTTCTGCCTCGCGATCTGCGGCTACGGGATCGCCTTCTACCTTCCGGCTCAGGTGAGCGCGCTGCTCGGCACCAAGGTCGGGCTCTATGTCACGCTGGTGACCAGCATCCCGTGGCTATGCGCCTTCGGGGTGAGCCTGTTCTGGCCGGGCCTCGCCCTGCGGACCGGGCGCCGGCGGCTGTTTGCGGTCGTCTCGCTTCTGGGGGCCGGTCTCGGGATGATCGCGTCCGGCTATGTCAGCCCGCTCCTCGCCGTGATCGCGCTCTGCGTCTCGGTGGCTGGCCTGATCAGCGCTCAGCCGATCTTCTGGACCTTTCCGATGGGTTATTTCGGTGGGTTCGCGGCAGCGGGCGGCATCGCGATCATCAATGCGCTCGGCAATCTCGGCGGGTTCGTGGCGCCCAACCTGAAGGTCGCGGCCGAGACCTGGCTCGGCACCAGCCAAGCGGGCCTGTGGGTGATCGGGGGCGGCGCACTTCTGGCCGCCGCTCTTCTGGCCCTGATCCCGAGCCGGGCGGACATCGCCGCGTCGGCCCCCGACAGCGCGGCAGGCGACAAGCCCGCTTCCTCCGAGGTGGCCTTGGCCTGA
- a CDS encoding SDR family NAD(P)-dependent oxidoreductase gives MIVAHDEIPASPGLTQAVILVTGGASGIGRAIVEAALASGARAVAWDVDAAGLAACAEACGDRLRTARVDVSDESAVAGAMAELAGSAWAPTHLVNNAGIIGRRMALAEMDPAEIDRVLAVNLKSVLYCTRAFLSGRAPHPAAAILNLSSIAARTGGMPGNALYATTKGAIASLTVAAAKELAPAIRVNALAPGVIDTPIQGDVFGDRGKVAEIASSIPLRRPGTAAEVAAAALWLLSPAAAYVTGTIVDVAGGR, from the coding sequence ATGATCGTCGCGCATGATGAGATCCCTGCATCGCCCGGCCTGACGCAGGCCGTGATCCTGGTCACCGGGGGCGCGTCCGGCATCGGCCGCGCCATCGTCGAGGCGGCGCTCGCCTCCGGAGCCCGTGCGGTCGCCTGGGACGTGGACGCGGCCGGCCTTGCGGCTTGCGCCGAGGCTTGCGGCGACCGGCTCCGGACCGCGCGGGTCGACGTCTCGGATGAGTCCGCCGTGGCCGGCGCCATGGCCGAGCTGGCCGGCTCGGCTTGGGCACCCACCCACCTCGTCAACAATGCCGGCATCATCGGCCGCCGGATGGCCCTGGCTGAGATGGACCCGGCCGAGATCGACCGCGTGCTCGCAGTCAACCTGAAGAGCGTCCTTTACTGCACGCGCGCCTTCCTGAGCGGGCGGGCTCCCCATCCGGCCGCCGCGATCCTCAACCTTTCGTCGATCGCAGCCCGCACCGGCGGCATGCCCGGCAATGCGCTCTACGCCACCACCAAGGGTGCGATCGCCTCGCTGACCGTCGCGGCCGCCAAGGAGCTTGCCCCTGCCATCCGGGTCAACGCCCTGGCGCCGGGGGTGATCGATACGCCCATTCAGGGCGACGTGTTCGGGGATCGCGGCAAGGTGGCGGAGATCGCCAGTTCCATCCCGTTGCGGCGGCCCGGCACGGCCGCGGAGGTGGCCGCAGCGGCGCTGTGGCTCCTCTCGCCCGCCGCCGCCTACGTCACCGGCACGATCGTGGACGTGGCCGGCGGGCGCTGA
- a CDS encoding FAD-binding oxidoreductase, which yields MEGSLAGRGARSALPRAALEELSTLLGDRLALGLAEREHHGRGESYHPTVPPDAVCYALGTEEVSRIVRICAAHRLAVIPFGGGTSLEGHVSALDGGVCIDLSRMTGIVAVRPQDLDATVQAGVTRHQLNDHLRDTGLFFPVDPGGESTLGGMAATRASGTNAVRYGTMKDNVVSLTAVMADGSVIRTSSRARKSSAGYDLTRLLVGSEGTLGIITELTVRLYGIPESVTASVCAFPSVEAAVATVVEIVQCGIPIARVELLDPRTVRAVNRYSGTTLAEQPTLFMEFHGSPAATAEQMRLVQDLAEANGVLAVESAADADRRNRLWRARHDVHYAIQAMRPNAKVWSTDVCVPISNLPRCIAETQADIEAASFFISTVGHVGDGNFHLGLIVDPTSAAELAEAEALNDRLVRRALALDGTCTGEHGVGSGKIKFMTLEHGPAIGVMQAIKRALDPEGILNPGKVLPGKVLPALEVDP from the coding sequence TCCTACCATCCGACCGTGCCGCCGGATGCGGTCTGCTACGCGCTCGGCACCGAGGAGGTGTCGCGCATCGTCAGGATCTGCGCCGCGCACCGGCTCGCCGTGATTCCCTTCGGCGGCGGAACCTCCCTCGAAGGGCATGTCTCGGCGCTCGACGGCGGCGTCTGCATCGATCTGAGCCGGATGACCGGGATCGTCGCGGTCCGGCCGCAGGATCTCGACGCGACCGTGCAGGCCGGGGTGACGCGCCACCAGCTCAACGACCACCTGCGCGACACCGGCCTGTTCTTCCCGGTCGATCCCGGCGGCGAGAGCACGCTGGGCGGCATGGCGGCGACGCGGGCCTCCGGCACCAACGCGGTCCGCTACGGCACGATGAAGGACAACGTCGTCTCGCTGACCGCCGTGATGGCCGATGGCAGCGTGATCAGGACGTCGAGCCGGGCGCGCAAGAGCTCGGCGGGCTACGACCTGACGCGGCTCCTCGTCGGGTCGGAGGGGACGCTCGGCATCATCACCGAACTGACGGTCCGGCTCTACGGCATCCCGGAATCGGTCACCGCCTCCGTCTGCGCCTTCCCGAGCGTGGAGGCGGCCGTCGCCACGGTCGTCGAGATCGTGCAGTGCGGGATCCCGATCGCCCGGGTCGAGCTCCTCGATCCGCGCACCGTCCGGGCGGTGAACCGCTACTCGGGGACGACGCTTGCCGAGCAGCCGACCTTGTTCATGGAGTTCCACGGCTCCCCGGCGGCCACCGCGGAGCAGATGCGCCTGGTGCAGGACCTGGCCGAGGCCAACGGCGTCCTCGCCGTCGAGTCCGCCGCGGACGCGGACAGGCGCAACCGGCTCTGGCGCGCCCGCCACGATGTCCACTACGCGATCCAGGCGATGCGGCCGAACGCGAAGGTCTGGAGCACGGATGTCTGCGTGCCGATCTCGAACCTGCCCCGCTGCATTGCCGAAACCCAGGCGGATATCGAGGCGGCGAGCTTCTTCATCTCGACCGTCGGGCATGTCGGGGACGGCAATTTCCATCTCGGCCTGATCGTCGATCCGACGAGCGCCGCGGAACTGGCGGAGGCGGAGGCGTTGAACGACCGCCTGGTGCGCCGCGCCCTCGCCCTCGACGGCACCTGCACCGGCGAGCACGGGGTCGGCTCGGGCAAGATCAAGTTCATGACGCTCGAACATGGTCCCGCGATCGGCGTGATGCAGGCCATCAAACGCGCCCTCGATCCGGAGGGCATCCTCAATCCCGGAAAAGTCCTGCCCGGAAAAGTCCTGCCCGCCCTGGAGGTCGACCCATGA